The following are encoded together in the Mumia sp. Pv4-285 genome:
- a CDS encoding immune inhibitor A domain-containing protein, which translates to MRRLSTALITIGVAASFGAAYASPGSASPAPPVTAAEKSAKDHELPNPLEDKRRALREEAITSVVNGESKPVTKNGTSVVKVGKSYSPAEAAALGTARGRKALAKAGTKAQKQDQYVELEQERADKIFVILTEFGDERHPDYPDDGWETEEGAVEPQRFGGPLHNEIPEPDRTKDNSTVWQADYNREHYEDVYFKTGKKAESVKTYYEAQSSGRYTVDGAVSDWVKVPYNEARYGRTTFDEDGNPDETNSWALIKDGVTAWVADQKAKGQTDAQIKQTLASYDAYDRYDFDGDGNFNESDGYIDHFQIVHAGGDEADGDPIYGSDALWSHRWYAYITDAGITGPAENPLGGTQIGNTGLWVGDYTLQPENGGLSVFVHEYGHDLGLPDAYDTSSKGDNSNEYWTLMAQSRLNDAGEPLGTRPGDLGAWEKLQLGWLDYEVVAANQKKKLELGPQEWNSDKAQGAVVVLPKKPVTRSYGAPASGTKQFFSGAGDDLANSMTTELDLTGKTSASFAAKARWDIEAGYDYAYFQASTDGGKSWTSLDGTVDGNPFDRDASDAPALDGAHPAWGNLVVPLDAYAGQKILFRSYYKTDGGLTRPGLFLDDIVVTADGATVLSDGAEDGGAAWTFDGYSIVGATTTMLYNNYYVMGHRSYVGYDKYLQTGPYNFGWLNTKPDWVEHYRYGQGLLISYWDTSVADNNTTDHPGQGRNLPIDAHPEPIINLATGAPWRARIQVYDAPFGLKKADSMTLHTNGQPSYIRAQPAQPVFNDTKKYWYAELPNHGVKLPAVGVKVKVLEQQGTSMTVKFN; encoded by the coding sequence TTGAGACGACTCAGCACGGCACTCATCACGATCGGCGTCGCGGCCTCGTTCGGCGCCGCGTACGCCTCACCGGGATCGGCGTCTCCGGCACCGCCCGTCACCGCCGCCGAGAAGTCGGCGAAGGACCACGAGCTTCCGAACCCGCTCGAGGACAAGCGTCGGGCCCTCCGCGAGGAGGCGATCACCTCGGTCGTCAACGGCGAGTCGAAGCCCGTCACCAAGAACGGCACGAGTGTCGTCAAGGTCGGCAAGTCCTACTCGCCCGCCGAGGCCGCCGCGCTCGGCACCGCCCGCGGCCGCAAGGCGCTCGCGAAGGCCGGGACCAAGGCCCAGAAGCAGGACCAGTACGTCGAGCTCGAGCAGGAGCGCGCCGACAAGATCTTCGTGATCCTCACCGAGTTCGGCGACGAGCGTCACCCCGACTACCCCGACGACGGTTGGGAGACCGAGGAGGGCGCGGTCGAGCCGCAGCGCTTCGGCGGCCCTCTGCACAACGAGATCCCTGAGCCCGACCGCACCAAGGACAACTCGACGGTCTGGCAGGCGGACTACAACCGCGAGCACTACGAGGACGTGTACTTCAAGACCGGCAAGAAGGCCGAGTCCGTGAAGACCTACTACGAGGCACAGTCGTCGGGTCGCTACACCGTCGACGGCGCCGTCTCGGACTGGGTGAAGGTCCCCTACAACGAGGCCCGCTATGGCCGCACCACGTTTGACGAGGACGGCAACCCCGACGAGACCAACTCGTGGGCCTTGATCAAGGACGGCGTCACCGCCTGGGTCGCCGACCAGAAGGCCAAGGGTCAGACCGACGCCCAGATCAAGCAGACGCTCGCCTCGTACGACGCCTACGACCGCTACGACTTCGACGGCGACGGCAACTTCAACGAGTCCGACGGCTACATCGACCACTTCCAGATCGTCCACGCGGGCGGCGACGAGGCCGACGGTGACCCGATCTACGGCAGCGATGCGCTGTGGTCGCACCGCTGGTACGCCTACATCACCGACGCCGGCATCACCGGCCCGGCGGAGAACCCGCTCGGCGGCACGCAGATCGGCAACACCGGCCTGTGGGTCGGCGACTACACGCTCCAGCCTGAGAACGGCGGCCTGTCGGTCTTCGTCCACGAGTACGGTCACGACCTCGGTCTGCCGGACGCGTACGACACCTCCAGCAAGGGCGACAACTCCAACGAGTACTGGACGCTGATGGCGCAGAGCCGCCTCAACGACGCCGGCGAGCCGCTGGGCACCCGCCCCGGCGACCTCGGCGCGTGGGAGAAGCTGCAGCTCGGCTGGCTCGACTACGAGGTGGTCGCGGCCAACCAGAAGAAGAAGCTGGAGCTCGGCCCGCAGGAGTGGAACTCCGACAAGGCGCAGGGCGCGGTCGTCGTGCTGCCGAAGAAGCCGGTCACGCGCAGCTACGGCGCACCTGCCTCCGGGACGAAGCAGTTCTTCTCCGGTGCAGGCGACGACCTGGCGAACTCGATGACGACGGAGCTCGACCTCACCGGCAAGACGTCGGCGTCGTTCGCAGCGAAGGCGCGTTGGGACATCGAGGCCGGGTACGACTACGCGTACTTCCAGGCGTCCACCGACGGTGGCAAGTCGTGGACGTCGCTCGACGGCACGGTCGACGGCAACCCGTTCGACCGCGACGCCTCCGACGCCCCGGCTCTCGACGGCGCCCACCCGGCCTGGGGCAACCTGGTCGTGCCGCTGGACGCGTACGCGGGGCAGAAGATCCTGTTCCGGTCGTACTACAAGACCGACGGCGGCCTCACTCGTCCCGGTCTGTTCCTCGACGACATCGTGGTGACCGCCGACGGTGCGACGGTCCTGTCCGACGGTGCCGAGGACGGCGGCGCGGCCTGGACCTTCGACGGCTACAGCATCGTCGGGGCGACCACGACCATGCTCTACAACAACTACTACGTGATGGGCCACCGGTCGTACGTCGGGTACGACAAGTACCTGCAGACCGGGCCGTACAACTTCGGCTGGCTCAACACGAAGCCCGACTGGGTGGAGCACTACCGCTACGGCCAGGGCCTGCTGATCTCGTACTGGGACACGTCGGTCGCTGACAACAACACGACCGACCACCCCGGTCAGGGTCGGAACCTGCCGATCGACGCCCACCCGGAGCCGATCATCAACCTCGCGACGGGCGCCCCCTGGCGTGCACGCATCCAGGTGTACGACGCGCCGTTCGGGCTGAAGAAGGCCGACTCGATGACGCTGCACACCAACGGCCAGCCCAGCTACATCCGGGCACAGCCTGCGCAGCCGGTGTTCAACGACACCAAGAAGTACTGGTACGCCGAGCTGCCGAACCACGGGGTCAAGCTCCCCGCGGTCGGCGTCAAGGTGAAGGTGCTCGAGCAGCAGGGCACCTCGATGACGGTCAAGTTCAACTGA
- a CDS encoding purine-nucleoside phosphorylase, with product MHEDRARQAAMAIAEASGVARHDAVVVLGSGWSGALQSIGDPTWTAAATDLPGFAAPTAPGHAGAVASVPLRTDHGKVVHVLILSGRTHLYEERGVEAVAHGVRTAAACGARVCVLTSANGCLRDEWDAGTGMLVADHLNLTATSPLEGAAFVDLTDCWSPRLREVARELDPCLVEGTYAMLRGPEYQTVAELRMLRALGADAVGMSTVHEAIAARAAGMEVLGISVVTTTELDADGRHPEITDPDAVVETAAAAATGFGSTIHSILAATLPDAEEPEET from the coding sequence ATGCACGAGGATCGCGCCCGGCAGGCAGCGATGGCGATCGCCGAGGCGAGCGGCGTGGCTCGCCACGACGCGGTCGTCGTGCTCGGGTCCGGCTGGAGCGGGGCGCTGCAGTCGATCGGCGACCCGACCTGGACCGCGGCGGCGACGGACCTCCCGGGCTTCGCGGCGCCCACCGCACCCGGGCACGCCGGTGCCGTCGCCTCCGTGCCTCTGCGCACGGACCACGGCAAGGTGGTGCACGTGCTGATCCTGAGCGGACGCACGCACCTGTACGAGGAGCGCGGCGTCGAGGCGGTCGCGCACGGCGTCCGGACCGCCGCCGCGTGCGGTGCTCGGGTGTGCGTGCTCACCAGCGCGAACGGGTGCCTGCGCGACGAGTGGGACGCGGGGACGGGCATGCTCGTCGCCGACCACCTCAACCTCACTGCGACTTCGCCGCTGGAGGGGGCGGCCTTCGTCGATCTCACCGACTGCTGGTCCCCGCGGCTGCGTGAGGTCGCGCGCGAGCTCGACCCATGCCTGGTCGAGGGCACGTACGCGATGCTGCGCGGTCCGGAGTACCAGACGGTGGCCGAGCTGCGGATGCTCCGCGCGCTCGGTGCGGACGCGGTCGGCATGTCGACCGTGCACGAGGCGATCGCCGCCCGAGCCGCCGGGATGGAGGTCCTCGGCATCTCCGTCGTCACCACCACCGAGCTCGACGCCGACGGACGGCACCCCGAGATCACCGACCCCGACGCCGTGGTCGAGACCGCAGCAGCCGCCGCCACCGGGTTCGGCAGCACGATCCACAGCATCCTTGCCGCTACCCTGCCGGACGCCGAAGAGCCCGAGGAGACCTGA
- a CDS encoding aminotransferase class I/II-fold pyridoxal phosphate-dependent enzyme: MTGRHRRLSVSMPAAELAAGVTEPSARGIADHVSRLIRQGTLPDGTRLPTVRATASALHVGATTVATAWTLLRHEHLVRSDGRNGTFVHDLSTLSSRPEAGAETPVRIDLDAPAYDVDLVPDPGPYLTAAAERLAWHRTETSEVDEDLAGVAYDSWPFVPDGLAVAWGYADALAQLAALVVHPGDRVAVESACSPDTSAVLAAVRAQVVHVPCDEAGMIPEALEEALASRPVMVVIQPRMADPLAHHLTAGRARALATVLAERAVLVVEEDGAASLANRSAASVGRWLPDQSVLVRGYQRSLGPTIRMALVGGSAAVTDRLRARQDITGSFTPLTAQRKVALMLGDPAVQAMVSQAASRYEQRWHTLAGALRRRGISVPGVNGLALWVRVSDAPAAARRLARAGIRAGLGTEISGPVEGSRHLRLATAGLRFEHDIVAWLVASGQRLAS, translated from the coding sequence ATGACGGGAAGGCATCGTCGACTCAGCGTGTCGATGCCGGCTGCTGAGCTCGCCGCCGGCGTGACAGAGCCGTCCGCCCGCGGGATCGCCGACCACGTCTCGCGCCTGATCCGCCAGGGGACGCTCCCCGACGGCACGCGGCTGCCTACCGTCCGCGCGACCGCCTCCGCGCTGCACGTCGGTGCGACAACGGTGGCGACCGCGTGGACGCTGCTGCGCCACGAGCACCTCGTCCGGTCCGACGGCCGCAACGGCACCTTCGTCCACGACCTCAGCACGCTGTCGTCCCGCCCGGAAGCCGGTGCCGAGACCCCGGTACGGATCGACCTCGACGCGCCGGCGTACGACGTCGACCTCGTCCCGGACCCCGGCCCGTACCTCACGGCCGCCGCAGAACGGCTCGCGTGGCACCGCACGGAGACGAGCGAGGTCGACGAAGACCTCGCAGGAGTCGCGTACGACTCGTGGCCGTTCGTGCCGGACGGGCTCGCCGTCGCGTGGGGATACGCCGATGCGCTCGCGCAGCTCGCCGCGCTGGTCGTGCACCCCGGCGACCGGGTCGCGGTCGAGTCGGCATGCTCACCGGACACGAGCGCGGTCCTGGCTGCCGTCCGCGCGCAGGTCGTCCATGTCCCGTGCGACGAGGCGGGCATGATCCCCGAGGCCCTCGAGGAGGCGCTTGCGTCGCGACCGGTGATGGTCGTGATCCAGCCACGGATGGCCGACCCGCTCGCCCACCACCTGACAGCGGGCCGGGCCCGCGCGCTCGCCACCGTGCTGGCCGAGCGCGCCGTCCTCGTCGTCGAGGAGGACGGTGCGGCGAGCCTCGCGAACCGGTCCGCGGCATCGGTCGGACGCTGGCTCCCGGACCAGTCCGTGCTCGTCCGCGGCTATCAGCGCTCGCTCGGCCCCACGATCCGGATGGCGCTCGTCGGCGGTTCGGCCGCCGTCACGGACCGGCTCCGCGCCCGCCAGGACATCACCGGTTCCTTCACCCCGCTGACGGCGCAGCGGAAGGTCGCCCTGATGCTCGGCGACCCCGCCGTCCAGGCGATGGTGTCGCAGGCGGCCTCGCGGTACGAACAGCGGTGGCACACGCTCGCAGGCGCACTGCGGCGCCGGGGCATCAGCGTCCCGGGCGTGAACGGGCTCGCGCTGTGGGTGCGGGTCTCGGACGCGCCGGCCGCTGCTCGGCGTCTCGCTCGCGCCGGCATCCGCGCGGGACTGGGAACCGAGATCTCCGGGCCGGTCGAAGGATCACGCCACCTTCGACTCGCGACGGCCGGGCTCCGCTTCGAGCACGACATCGTCGCGTGGCTCGTCGCGTCCGGTCAGCGCTTGGCCTCCTGA
- a CDS encoding xanthine dehydrogenase family protein molybdopterin-binding subunit, producing MTEQQTRPIEARSMGTDLRRVDGVEKVTGRATYAFEHAASDGLADPLHLWLVQSTVAKGRVVDVDGHAALEHAGVVAVIDHTTAPRLDDTTNGELAILQDGAVHFRGQIVALVLAETPEAAREGAALVHVRYDAEPHEAELREDNATYEPDEVNAGQATDTAEGDVDAALAAADVVVDATYRTPYEHNNPIEPHATLAWWGEEDGRPTLTMYDSTQGVHGVVQSLFPMLGLEPDQVRVRAPYVGGGFGSKGEAHAHVMAAALAARTTDGRPVKLAVTRQQMFALTGYRTATISHLRLGARPDGTLTAIEHAVQEQTSAVREYAEQSASPTRMMYAAENRRTSHRLARLDVAVPSWMRAPGEMPGMVALEIAMDELAVAAGVDPIDLRVRNEPEVDPETGKPFNDRRLIECLRRGADRFGWAGRPTEPRATVDGDWWVGTGVASSTYPAMRMPGNAARVRSLDDGRYAVAIGAVDIGTGARTVLTQIAADALGVEADAIALEIADSSLPPASVAGGSSGTSSWGTAIVAAAQRFRADHGDTPDPGVETTASAADDPAMKEYAFHSFGAVFAETRVHRWTGEIRVPRMLGVYSVGRVVNPTTARSQLLGGLVMGLSAALFEESYRDARFGHVVTQDLATYHVASHADVLGIEAEWLEESDDRFNPMGSRGIGEIGIVGTAAAVANAAYHATGVRVRSLPVTADHFLG from the coding sequence ATGACCGAGCAGCAGACGCGGCCGATCGAGGCCCGGTCGATGGGAACGGACCTGCGACGCGTCGACGGCGTCGAGAAGGTGACCGGCCGCGCCACGTACGCCTTCGAGCACGCCGCGTCCGACGGACTCGCGGACCCGCTGCACCTGTGGCTCGTGCAGTCGACCGTCGCCAAGGGTCGGGTCGTCGACGTGGACGGTCACGCCGCGCTGGAGCACGCCGGCGTCGTGGCCGTGATCGACCACACCACGGCGCCCCGGCTGGACGACACCACGAACGGCGAGCTCGCGATCCTCCAGGACGGCGCGGTGCACTTCCGCGGTCAGATCGTCGCGCTGGTCCTGGCGGAGACGCCCGAGGCAGCACGCGAGGGTGCGGCGCTCGTCCACGTCCGGTACGACGCCGAGCCGCACGAGGCCGAGCTGCGCGAGGACAACGCGACGTACGAGCCGGACGAGGTGAACGCGGGCCAGGCGACCGACACCGCCGAGGGCGACGTGGACGCCGCCCTGGCCGCGGCCGACGTCGTCGTGGACGCGACGTATCGCACGCCGTACGAGCACAACAACCCGATCGAGCCGCACGCCACCCTGGCGTGGTGGGGTGAGGAGGACGGCCGCCCGACCCTCACGATGTACGACTCGACGCAGGGCGTCCACGGCGTCGTGCAGTCGCTCTTCCCCATGCTCGGTCTCGAGCCGGACCAGGTGCGGGTCCGCGCGCCGTACGTCGGCGGCGGCTTCGGGAGCAAGGGCGAGGCGCACGCGCACGTGATGGCTGCGGCGCTGGCAGCGCGTACGACCGACGGACGTCCCGTGAAGCTCGCGGTCACGAGGCAGCAGATGTTCGCACTGACCGGCTACCGCACCGCGACGATCTCGCACCTACGCCTCGGCGCCCGCCCGGACGGCACGCTCACGGCGATCGAGCACGCGGTTCAGGAGCAGACCTCGGCCGTCCGCGAGTACGCCGAGCAGTCGGCGTCGCCGACCCGGATGATGTACGCCGCCGAGAACCGGCGGACCAGCCACCGCCTCGCGCGGCTCGACGTGGCGGTCCCGTCGTGGATGCGTGCACCGGGCGAGATGCCCGGGATGGTCGCGCTCGAGATCGCCATGGACGAGCTGGCGGTCGCGGCCGGCGTCGACCCGATCGACCTGCGCGTCCGCAACGAGCCGGAGGTCGACCCCGAGACCGGGAAGCCATTCAACGACCGGCGGCTGATCGAGTGCCTGCGTCGGGGTGCGGACCGGTTCGGCTGGGCCGGCCGACCCACCGAACCGCGGGCGACGGTCGACGGCGACTGGTGGGTCGGGACCGGCGTCGCCTCGTCGACGTACCCGGCGATGCGGATGCCCGGCAACGCCGCGCGGGTGCGTTCGCTCGACGACGGTCGGTACGCCGTCGCGATCGGTGCCGTCGACATCGGGACCGGCGCCCGGACCGTGCTGACCCAGATCGCCGCCGACGCGCTCGGCGTCGAGGCGGACGCGATCGCGCTCGAGATCGCCGACTCGTCGCTGCCGCCGGCGAGCGTCGCGGGCGGGTCCTCGGGAACGAGCTCGTGGGGTACGGCGATCGTCGCGGCTGCGCAGCGCTTCCGCGCCGACCACGGGGACACGCCTGATCCGGGGGTCGAGACGACAGCGTCGGCGGCCGACGACCCGGCAATGAAGGAGTACGCGTTCCACTCGTTCGGAGCCGTGTTCGCGGAGACGCGCGTGCACCGCTGGACCGGTGAGATCCGGGTGCCGCGGATGCTCGGCGTCTACTCGGTGGGGCGGGTCGTCAACCCGACCACGGCTCGCTCGCAGCTCCTCGGAGGACTCGTCATGGGTCTGTCCGCGGCGCTGTTCGAGGAGTCGTACCGCGATGCGCGCTTCGGCCACGTGGTGACGCAGGACCTGGCGACCTATCACGTCGCCTCGCACGCCGACGTGCTCGGCATCGAGGCCGAGTGGCTCGAGGAGTCGGACGATCGGTTCAACCCGATGGGGTCGCGTGGGATCGGCGAGATCGGGATCGTCGGCACGGCTGCCGCCGTCGCCAACGCGGCGTACCACGCGACCGGGGTACGGGTGCGTTCGCTGCCGGTCACCGCCGACCACTTCCTGGGGTAG
- a CDS encoding purine-cytosine permease family protein: MSRYDFPDPSTPPPGAGPVSAPASAIEANGINVIDESERKGTPRSLFWPWCASNISVFGVAYGAYFLGFGVSFWQALVAGLIGTILSFLLVGIVSIAGKRGSAPTMVLSRAAFGVRGNALPSAVSYVLLVGWETVLVALAALASAAVIEELGGTGGDGARILGFVLTAAVVIGAGILGFDTIMRLQRWITIATAVLTVGYVALTIDHVDWDVASSLPSGGTAAVVGLAIFATAGFGISWVNSGADYSRYLPRTAPAGGVVLWTTLGGAVAPVFLVVYGLLLAGSDAALLASLSADPIGTLVTLLPTWYLVPFFLVALAGLVGGAVLDIYSSGLALLTLGLKTPRWVAAGIDGVIMVIGAIYFLWFADDFFGPFQGFLITLAVPIAAWAGIFIADIALRRRDYAALDLYDPSGRYGAWNVWTVVWFLVAVVVGWGTVINTFADWLSWQGYLLGPLGLGGKEGEWAFANLGVVAALAIGFVGYLITGRGQVARQEAGARGR, encoded by the coding sequence ATGTCCCGCTACGACTTCCCCGACCCGTCCACGCCACCGCCCGGAGCCGGCCCAGTGAGTGCGCCCGCCAGCGCCATCGAGGCGAACGGCATCAACGTCATCGACGAGTCCGAGCGCAAAGGCACGCCTCGTTCGCTGTTCTGGCCGTGGTGCGCGTCCAACATCTCGGTCTTCGGCGTCGCGTACGGGGCGTACTTCCTCGGTTTCGGCGTGTCCTTCTGGCAGGCGCTCGTCGCGGGCCTGATCGGGACGATCCTGTCGTTCCTGCTCGTCGGCATCGTCTCCATCGCAGGCAAGCGCGGTTCGGCGCCGACGATGGTGCTCTCGCGTGCGGCGTTCGGCGTACGCGGCAACGCGCTCCCGAGCGCGGTCTCGTACGTGCTGCTGGTCGGCTGGGAGACGGTGCTCGTCGCCCTCGCAGCGCTCGCGAGCGCTGCGGTGATCGAGGAGCTCGGTGGGACCGGCGGCGACGGCGCACGGATCCTCGGGTTCGTCCTCACTGCAGCCGTCGTGATCGGCGCCGGCATCCTCGGTTTCGACACGATCATGCGGCTGCAGCGGTGGATCACGATCGCGACCGCGGTCCTCACGGTCGGCTACGTGGCGCTGACGATCGACCACGTCGACTGGGACGTCGCGTCGTCGTTGCCGTCGGGCGGGACGGCCGCGGTCGTCGGGCTCGCGATCTTCGCGACCGCGGGGTTCGGGATCAGCTGGGTGAACTCGGGCGCGGACTACTCGCGCTACCTGCCTCGTACGGCCCCGGCCGGCGGGGTCGTCCTCTGGACCACGCTCGGCGGGGCGGTCGCTCCGGTGTTCCTTGTGGTGTACGGCCTGCTGCTCGCGGGATCCGATGCGGCGCTGCTCGCCTCGCTCAGCGCCGACCCGATCGGCACCCTCGTGACGCTGCTGCCGACCTGGTACCTCGTCCCGTTCTTCCTCGTCGCTCTCGCGGGGCTGGTCGGTGGCGCCGTGCTCGACATCTACTCCTCGGGCCTGGCGCTGCTCACGCTCGGTCTGAAGACGCCGCGCTGGGTCGCGGCCGGGATCGACGGCGTCATCATGGTGATCGGCGCGATCTACTTCCTGTGGTTCGCCGACGACTTCTTCGGGCCGTTCCAGGGCTTCCTCATCACGCTCGCCGTGCCGATCGCGGCCTGGGCGGGCATCTTCATCGCCGACATCGCGCTGCGGCGGCGCGACTACGCGGCGCTCGACCTGTACGACCCCTCGGGGCGGTACGGCGCCTGGAACGTGTGGACCGTGGTCTGGTTCCTGGTCGCGGTCGTCGTCGGATGGGGCACCGTCATCAACACGTTCGCGGACTGGCTGTCCTGGCAGGGCTACCTGCTCGGTCCGCTGGGACTCGGCGGCAAGGAGGGCGAGTGGGCGTTCGCCAACCTCGGCGTCGTCGCCGCACTCGCGATCGGCTTCGTCGGCTACCTGATCACGGGTCGCGGCCAGGTCGCTCGCCAGGAGGCCGGCGCGAGAGGGCGGTGA
- a CDS encoding MFS transporter, whose protein sequence is MTTTTNPRAYTPTPDRAGWRQWSALAVLMLPVLMVSMDNTVLSFALPDISSSLHPSGTALLWVVDIYALMLAGLLVAMGSLGDRIGRRRLLIGGAVGFGAVSFFAAFSSDIGQLIAARALLGVFGATLMPSTLSLLRNIFVDRQQRRVAIAVWAAGFSAGAALGPVIGGYLLEHFSWGSVFLINLPVVAILVPLALWLVPESRDPFPGPVDPTSIALSMTAMIPIVYAIKGFAEHGFTGVVGWALALGVASLVVFVRRQLVREHPLVDVRMFSNRVFSGALVANLLSLMGLTGFLLFAAQFLQLVVGLEPMDAALVLVPGLVATIAAGLLVVRLVPLFGVRAVVTTSFGLSAAGYAIAAFAGTVPSATSIAIAFLVLGTGIGFAETLTNDVVVSSVPAEKSGAASALSETAYEIGAVLGTAVLGGVLTATYRSEVVVPPLVGTTDTEREAAGETLGGAMDLASSLPAQVGDWLASSAHLAFDHAIQTTTTIAILVALGAAAVSWFTLRDAER, encoded by the coding sequence ATGACCACCACGACCAACCCCCGTGCGTACACGCCGACCCCTGACCGTGCCGGCTGGCGCCAGTGGAGCGCGCTCGCGGTCCTCATGCTGCCCGTGCTCATGGTGAGCATGGACAACACCGTCCTCAGCTTCGCGCTGCCCGACATCAGCTCCTCGCTGCACCCCTCGGGCACCGCGCTCCTGTGGGTCGTCGACATCTACGCGCTGATGCTCGCCGGCCTGCTCGTCGCGATGGGCTCGCTCGGCGACCGCATCGGGCGCCGCCGGCTCCTGATCGGTGGTGCCGTCGGGTTCGGTGCGGTGTCGTTCTTCGCCGCGTTCTCGTCCGACATCGGCCAGCTCATCGCCGCGCGCGCCCTGCTCGGCGTCTTCGGTGCGACCCTGATGCCCTCGACGCTGTCGCTCCTGCGCAACATCTTCGTCGACCGGCAGCAGCGCCGCGTCGCGATCGCCGTGTGGGCCGCCGGCTTCTCGGCCGGGGCCGCGCTCGGGCCGGTGATCGGGGGCTACCTGCTCGAGCACTTCAGCTGGGGCTCGGTGTTCCTCATCAACCTGCCGGTCGTCGCGATCCTCGTGCCCCTGGCGCTGTGGCTCGTCCCGGAGTCGCGCGACCCGTTCCCGGGTCCGGTAGACCCGACCAGCATCGCGCTGTCGATGACGGCGATGATCCCGATCGTCTACGCGATCAAGGGTTTCGCCGAGCACGGCTTCACCGGTGTCGTCGGCTGGGCGCTCGCCCTCGGCGTCGCCAGCCTCGTCGTGTTCGTCCGGCGTCAGCTCGTCCGGGAGCACCCGCTGGTCGACGTCCGGATGTTCAGCAACCGGGTCTTCTCCGGCGCGCTCGTCGCCAACCTGCTGAGCCTGATGGGTTTGACAGGATTCCTGCTCTTCGCGGCGCAGTTCCTGCAGCTCGTCGTCGGGCTCGAGCCGATGGACGCCGCCCTCGTGCTCGTCCCGGGTCTCGTCGCCACCATCGCGGCCGGTCTCCTGGTCGTACGGCTCGTCCCGCTGTTCGGTGTCCGCGCCGTCGTGACCACCAGCTTCGGGCTGTCGGCCGCCGGCTACGCGATCGCCGCGTTCGCCGGGACGGTGCCGTCGGCCACGTCGATCGCCATCGCGTTCCTCGTGCTCGGGACCGGCATCGGGTTCGCCGAGACCCTGACCAACGACGTCGTCGTCTCGAGCGTCCCGGCCGAGAAGTCGGGAGCCGCGTCCGCGCTGTCAGAGACCGCGTACGAGATCGGTGCCGTGCTCGGTACGGCGGTGCTCGGAGGCGTGCTGACCGCGACGTACCGGTCGGAGGTCGTGGTGCCGCCGCTGGTCGGCACCACCGACACGGAGCGCGAGGCCGCCGGGGAGACGCTCGGGGGTGCGATGGACCTCGCGTCGTCGCTGCCCGCCCAGGTCGGTGACTGGCTGGCGTCGTCGGCTCACCTCGCGTTCGACCACGCGATCCAGACCACCACGACCATCGCGATCCTCGTCGCGCTGGGCGCCGCGGCCGTCTCGTGGTTCACGCTGCGCGACGCCGAGCGCTGA